The following coding sequences are from one Chiloscyllium punctatum isolate Juve2018m chromosome 48, sChiPun1.3, whole genome shotgun sequence window:
- the afg2b gene encoding ATPase family gene 2 protein homolog B isoform X2, with translation MVALLLLPPEAGDRASQRCRLGPRALAALGLGLGSPLRVWLQGGSALCSAWPRRDQAEGFLQLDTTCVSPGLLERPGPGRGRGMRLSLGHLEPLSSVKLRRVRVRTVQAPGPWGEVGPAVPADVELLLLKELLRGLFLRPAFVVTAEAAAWPGLFLVEVAAVEPELCPGGAGLMGPGTQLEVAERLNLDQFRARGRGLGLGLGGLHHSAAPLREMLSLPLRFPQSLRRLGLSCPRGLLLLGPPGVGKTALLRAVAQDLAAPLILASPATLRGSRPGDSEQRLRRLFAQAQAQARDKPCILFIDDIESLFPRRAAAGSRPEDRLVAQLLTLMDGLKPHSRLVVVAASNCPEALDPALRRPGRFDREILIGVPTMLQRQSILEVVTSSMPLRADVDLSWLAEATSGYVGADLTALCREAALQLVRRSSQDTVNKKITFADFCEAIKVVQPSCLRSSVGLTDFKPVHWDEIGGLDQVKLKLKQSIQWPVLYPQAFERMGVTPTHGILLYGPPGCAKTTLVKAAASSYRCSFLSISGADLFSPFVGDSEKILAQVFQQARAAAPSILFLDEIDSIFGSRSFDGANGRSVKERVLSVLLNEMDGIGQPLIGKRISERNILASEANQVEPTKKDCIKRSITEQR, from the exons ATGGTTGCGCTGCTCCTGCTCCCTCCAGAAGCCGGGGATCGGGCTTCCCAGCGCTGCCGCCTCGGGCCCCGGGCTTTGGCTGCTCTTGGCCTTGGCCTGGGCTCCCCGTTGCGGGTCTGGTTACAGGGTGGCTCCGCTCTGTGTTCCGCCTGGCCGCGGCGAGACCAGGCCGAGGGATTCTTGCAGCTCGACACCACGTGCGTGAGTCCGGGGCTGTTGGAGAGACCGGGCCCGGGCCGGGGCCGGGGCATGAGGCTGAGCCTCGGGCATTTAGAGCCTCTGTCCTCCGTTAAACTGAGGCGGGTCCGGGTGCGGACTGTGCAGGCGCCTGGGCCGTGGGGAGAGGTCGGGCCTGCTGTTCCAGCGGACGTCGAGCTGCTGCTGCTGAAGGAGCTACTCAGGGGGCTTTTCCTCCGCCCGGCGTTTGTGGTGACGGCGGAGGCCGCGGCCTGGCCTGGGCTGTTCCTGGTGGAAGTGGCCGCAGTGGAGCCGGAGCTGTGTCCAGGTGGAGCTGGGCTCATGGGCCCTGGGACCCAGCTGGAGGTAGCGGAGCGGCTGAACCTGGATCAGTTTCGAGCCCGAGGTCGGGGCCTGGGCCTGGGGCTGGGCGGACTGCACCACTCCGCTGCCCCGCTCCGAGAGATGCTGAGCCTCCCACTTCGCTTCCCGCAGTCCCTGCGTCGCCTCGGACTGTCGTGTCCTCGGGGGTTACTGCTGCTTGGGCCCCCGGGGGTGGGGAAGACGGCGCTGCTCCGGGCCGTGGCCCAGGACTTGGCCGCGCCGCTGATCCTCGCATCTCCCGCCACTCTCCGGGGCTCCCGGCCGGGAGACAGCGAGCAGAGGCTGCGCCGCCTCTTcgcccaggcccaggcccaggcccgGGACAAGCCCTGCATCCTCTTCATCGACGACATTGAGTCATTGTTCCCCCGGAGGGCAGCGGCGGGGAGCCGGCCTGAGGACCGTCTGGTAGCCCAGCTCCTCACCCTGATGGACGGCCTGAAACCTCACAGTCGCCTGGTGGTGGTAGCGGCCAGCAACTGCCCTGAGGCCTTGGACCCTGCCTTGAGGAGGCCCGGCCGCTTTGACCGAGAG ATCTTAATTGGGGTTCCAACGATGTTGCAGCGCCAATCCATTCTGGAAGTAGTAACCTCATCGATGCCTCTGAGGGCTGATGTTGATCTGTCCTGGCTGGCAGAAGCTACAAGTGGTTATGTCGGTGCTGACCTAACAGCTCTCTGCCGAGAGGCTGCTCTGCAGCTCGTGAGGCGCAGCTCCCAG gaCACAGTGAACAAGAAAATCACCTTTGCAGACTTCTGTGAAGCAATAAAGGTTGTGCAGCCTTCCTGTCTGAGAAGCAGCGTTGGGCTAACTGACTTCAAACCTGTCCACTGGGATGAAATTGGTGGCCTGGATCAAGTGAAATTGAAATTGAAACAG aGTATTCAGTGGCCAGTGCTGTACCCGCAGGCATTTGAGAGGATGGGAGTGACCCCCACTCATGGGATTCTGCTGTATGGACCCCCAGGATGTGCAAAAACCACGTTGGTGAAAGCTGCAGCCTCCAGCTACCGCTGTTCTTTCCTGTCGATCAGTGGGGCAGATCTCTTTTCACCATTTGTAGGTGATTCTGAAAAGATTTTGGCTCAG GTTTTTCAGCAAGCTCGAGCTGCAGCTCCATCCATCCTGTTTCTGGATGAAATTGATTCCATCTTTGGATCGCGTTCATTTGATGGAGCAAATGGCCGTTCTGTTAAAGAGCGGGTACTCTCTGTTCTTCTTAATGAGATGGATGGAATTGGCCAGCCATTGATTGGGAAGAGAATCTCAGAGAGGAACATACTTGCATCTGAAGCAAATCAAGTTGAACCAACAAAAAAG GACTGTATAAAGAGAAGTATAACAGAGCAAAGATAA